The proteins below are encoded in one region of Reichenbachiella sp. 5M10:
- a CDS encoding TonB-dependent receptor produces MRLKVYSIILVFILGTTQILQAQYVLTGTVKDAVSGAPIDGAQIIVKETSSIETTHTAGRFEIKGLLQGQYTVVVFSYQYETLTVSVDIDGDTEMDFSLNELSQELSEVVISQKKDEIFGLKRLQPVEGTSIYAGKKTEVILLDNMVGNRATNNARQVYAQVVGLNIYESNDGGLQLSIGGRGLDPNRTSNFNTRQNGYDISADVLGYPESYYTPPVEGLEEIEVIRGAASLQYGTQFGGLLNFKMKQPVTDKKIELNTRQTVGSYGLFTSFNSLSGTIGKVSYYTYVNYKQGNGYRPNSDFNSFNYFGGVQYQISERTKVSFEYTYLYYLAQQAGGLTDEQFAKDPLFSNRERNWFGINWNLYSFKLEQKIGQRTDLSFTVFGLDADRKALGFRGIPGADGANRNPVSEPDWTDENGEYIYTRDLIIGEFNNWGAEIRLLSRYSLWQKDAVFLVGAKYYNAHNSSRQGPGIGGTGADFYFDLVDNPDYSGTSDYSFPNLNFAAFGENIFFLTDNLSITPGVRFEYIRTESHGAYWDATARTMISEDETLQRGFVLLGLGVSQSFDEGLELYGNISQNYRSVTFSDIRTVSPSFKIDPNIYDETGFTADVGFRGNWQNILSYDAGVYSLLYNDRIGIIFDDRANRVRTNIGDAIIYGVEMFVDVNLAKVTHIDAMQYKLNWFVNNAFTDSRYIDAVQGNNGVEGNKVEFIPFVNLKTGINAGYKNLLASVQFTYLTEQYTDAENSPVTEDTDDRAGVIGEIPSYHILDVSMSYSHKFLRFETGVTNLTNNSYFTRRATGYPGPGIIPSDGRGFYFTLGVKI; encoded by the coding sequence CCAAGGGCAGTATACGGTCGTCGTGTTTTCGTATCAATACGAAACTTTGACGGTTTCAGTGGATATTGATGGAGATACCGAGATGGATTTTTCGCTCAATGAACTTTCTCAAGAGCTCTCAGAAGTAGTGATTAGTCAAAAGAAAGACGAGATCTTCGGCCTTAAGCGTCTACAACCTGTCGAAGGGACTTCTATCTATGCAGGCAAAAAAACGGAAGTAATCCTACTGGACAACATGGTAGGGAACAGGGCCACCAACAATGCGCGACAAGTGTATGCGCAAGTGGTCGGGCTCAATATATACGAGAGCAACGACGGAGGGCTACAGCTCAGTATTGGTGGCCGTGGACTTGATCCAAATCGTACGTCCAATTTCAATACACGCCAAAATGGTTACGATATCAGTGCAGATGTACTGGGGTATCCTGAGAGTTATTACACACCGCCAGTTGAAGGGCTGGAGGAGATCGAAGTAATCCGTGGTGCCGCCTCCTTACAATACGGTACTCAGTTTGGAGGTTTGCTTAATTTCAAAATGAAACAACCTGTGACGGATAAGAAAATAGAACTCAATACAAGACAAACCGTCGGTTCGTATGGGTTGTTTACGAGTTTCAATAGTCTCAGTGGTACGATTGGGAAAGTCAGTTACTATACGTATGTCAACTATAAACAGGGGAATGGCTATCGTCCCAATTCTGACTTCAATTCCTTCAATTACTTTGGCGGGGTACAGTATCAAATCAGTGAACGTACAAAAGTTTCTTTTGAGTATACCTATTTGTACTACTTGGCACAACAGGCAGGAGGATTGACGGACGAACAATTCGCTAAGGATCCATTGTTTAGTAATCGTGAGCGAAATTGGTTTGGGATCAATTGGAACTTATACTCATTCAAACTGGAGCAAAAAATCGGCCAACGTACGGACTTGAGCTTTACTGTTTTTGGATTAGATGCCGATCGCAAGGCACTAGGATTTCGTGGCATTCCAGGGGCTGATGGAGCCAATCGAAACCCTGTCAGTGAGCCAGACTGGACCGATGAAAATGGAGAATACATATACACTAGAGACTTGATCATTGGAGAGTTCAATAATTGGGGTGCTGAAATCAGGCTACTCAGTCGTTACAGTTTGTGGCAAAAGGATGCAGTCTTTTTAGTAGGAGCGAAGTATTACAATGCACACAACAGTTCTCGTCAAGGTCCAGGCATAGGGGGGACAGGAGCTGATTTTTATTTTGATTTGGTAGATAATCCGGATTATTCAGGTACCTCTGATTATAGTTTTCCCAATTTGAATTTTGCAGCGTTCGGTGAAAACATCTTCTTTTTGACGGATAATTTATCCATCACACCGGGAGTCCGATTTGAATACATTCGTACAGAGAGTCATGGGGCGTATTGGGACGCGACAGCTCGTACGATGATTTCTGAAGACGAGACCCTTCAGCGTGGTTTTGTTTTGTTGGGCTTGGGGGTGAGTCAATCTTTTGATGAGGGACTTGAGTTGTATGGTAACATATCTCAAAATTATCGTTCGGTGACTTTCAGCGACATTCGTACGGTCAGCCCTTCTTTTAAGATCGATCCGAATATTTATGATGAAACAGGCTTTACAGCCGATGTAGGGTTCCGTGGCAATTGGCAAAACATTCTCTCGTATGATGCGGGGGTGTATTCTCTGCTTTACAATGATCGTATTGGAATCATTTTTGACGATCGAGCCAATCGGGTTCGGACAAATATTGGAGATGCCATCATTTATGGGGTGGAGATGTTTGTAGATGTCAATTTGGCCAAGGTGACTCATATCGATGCGATGCAGTACAAACTCAACTGGTTTGTCAACAATGCTTTCACCGACTCTAGATACATAGATGCAGTACAAGGCAACAATGGAGTAGAAGGAAACAAGGTGGAGTTCATTCCTTTTGTCAATCTCAAAACAGGGATCAACGCGGGGTACAAAAACCTACTTGCAAGTGTCCAGTTTACATATTTGACTGAACAATATACCGATGCAGAGAACTCTCCGGTGACAGAAGATACGGATGACCGGGCTGGAGTAATCGGTGAGATTCCGTCTTACCATATTTTGGATGTATCGATGTCTTACAGCCACAAGTTTCTGCGTTTTGAGACAGGCGTTACCAACTTGACCAACAATAGCTATTTTACCCGAAGAGCTACAGGTTACCCTGGACCTGGAATCATCCCGTCTGACGGTCGAGGTTTCTACTTTACTTTGGGTGTCAAGATCTAA
- a CDS encoding mechanosensitive ion channel family protein has translation MSTMKDFLQIELLHFGKYQIMVYHILALAGIFIATKLILLIIYRIFLRQIKAKNYDEGRSLAFYQIVKYILIVAAIAIGLETMGIKLTLLLAGSAALLVGLGLGIQQFFNDLVSGLVLLIEGTVTVGDIVELDGLVGKITEINMRTSNVVTRDNIMIIVPNSKLVGDNVINWSHNREATRFHVEVGVAYGTDLDRAEKLILSAALKNKQVAKHPEPFARFIEFGNSSLDLEVYFWTKNMWEIEYVKSEIRKEIYKAFNSNNITIPFPQRDIHIVSGGGS, from the coding sequence ATGTCAACAATGAAAGACTTCCTGCAAATAGAACTTTTGCATTTTGGAAAGTATCAAATCATGGTCTATCACATATTGGCCTTAGCAGGGATATTCATTGCGACCAAGCTTATCTTACTGATCATCTACCGGATTTTTCTCCGACAGATCAAAGCCAAAAACTATGACGAAGGTCGTAGTTTAGCTTTTTACCAAATCGTCAAGTACATATTGATTGTCGCAGCGATCGCAATAGGACTCGAGACGATGGGAATCAAACTGACTCTATTGTTGGCAGGTTCAGCAGCTCTTTTGGTCGGTTTGGGTCTTGGTATCCAACAATTTTTCAATGATCTAGTGTCTGGCTTGGTCCTGCTCATAGAAGGAACCGTGACGGTGGGTGACATTGTAGAATTGGATGGTTTGGTGGGGAAAATCACAGAAATCAACATGCGTACTTCCAACGTAGTGACACGAGACAACATCATGATCATCGTACCCAACTCAAAATTGGTCGGGGACAATGTCATCAACTGGTCCCACAACCGTGAAGCGACGCGCTTTCATGTAGAGGTAGGAGTGGCTTATGGTACCGATTTGGATCGTGCCGAAAAACTCATTCTCAGTGCGGCACTCAAAAACAAACAGGTAGCCAAACACCCAGAGCCCTTTGCTCGATTTATAGAGTTTGGCAATTCGTCACTTGACTTGGAAGTTTACTTTTGGACCAAAAACATGTGGGAAATAGAGTACGTCAAAAGTGAGATCCGCAAAGAAATCTACAAGGCATTCAATAGTAACAACATTACTATCCCATTTCCACAGCGCGACATCCATATTGTATCAGGTGGCGGTTCTTAA